The nucleotide window ATCATGGACGGCGAAGGGAGGGCCGACGAGTTCGAGCCCTGCGCCGGGGATGCCTCGATAGTGATCTTCAAGCAGGGAGCGGGTGAGGGTCGAGAAGAGAAATGCAGGCGCGCTCTGAAGGTGGCGCTCGACATCGCCGGGGCCATTGAATCGGAAAAGATCCCCTTCACCAGGATCGGCATCTACGCGGGGGATATCATAGAGGCCCCTTTTGGCGGGCTTACGCTCAGGTTCGGCAGCTGTTTTGCCGCCGCAAACAGACTTGAGGAGCTTTGCGCCTACTTCGGGACAACGATCCTGATGGACCGTGAGATAGCGCTTGCCCAGGACGATCTGGCACGATACGTCGTCGCGATAGGAAAGGTGACGCCGAAGAGCTTTGAACACCCGATCCACGTCTACTCCATCTACAGGCCCGGAATACACAAGTGTCCGGCAGAGATCAACGAGGACGATCTCCACGCCTTCATCACCTTGAAGAACGAGGCGATCGAGCACTTCATCGGAAACGCGCAGAAGGGGATAACCCCCAACTTCCAGATAGCGGAACAGAAGCTGCACCAGGCGGAAATAGCGTTCAGCGAGGCCACGGGGCAGCTTGATGTGGCAACCCTGCGCATATCACAGTATATCCATGAGAATCCCTATCCCGTCGATACCTTTGAACAGCAGGGGATGGCGATAGACGAGAAACAGGGGCACTCCATCGGGATCAGGCTCCTTCTTCTCTCGCAGCAGCTCATCAAGGCCTTCGACCGGGAATTCTATCACGCCCTGATCGAGAACACGGACTGGGAGAGCCTGTTCAGGATCCACTGGTTCAAAAAAGATGACATCATCATGAGGATCGGTGACGAACCGAACGGCATCTATTATCTCGCCCGGGGAGACGTGCGCGTTGAGGACGCCGGGGGAAAGACCGTCGCCCAGCTGTCCGATGGGGACATCTTTGGAGAAATGGCCTATTTCGCCGACGACCGCAGGCGGAGCGCGACGGTCATCGCCATGACGGACATCGCCGTTCGCCGGATCTCCACGGAAGATTTCGAGAGGACACCCGTCCTTCACAGTCTTTTCGCCGAGATAGCCCGGCGAAGGATGAGACCCGTGTAGCCCCT belongs to Syntrophorhabdus sp. and includes:
- a CDS encoding cyclic nucleotide-binding domain-containing protein yields the protein MKKANGPENEVAVLITDIHQYSRLTSNMTAEEIRDYMIGYHSHLQTIIMDGEGRADEFEPCAGDASIVIFKQGAGEGREEKCRRALKVALDIAGAIESEKIPFTRIGIYAGDIIEAPFGGLTLRFGSCFAAANRLEELCAYFGTTILMDREIALAQDDLARYVVAIGKVTPKSFEHPIHVYSIYRPGIHKCPAEINEDDLHAFITLKNEAIEHFIGNAQKGITPNFQIAEQKLHQAEIAFSEATGQLDVATLRISQYIHENPYPVDTFEQQGMAIDEKQGHSIGIRLLLLSQQLIKAFDREFYHALIENTDWESLFRIHWFKKDDIIMRIGDEPNGIYYLARGDVRVEDAGGKTVAQLSDGDIFGEMAYFADDRRRSATVIAMTDIAVRRISTEDFERTPVLHSLFAEIARRRMRPV